The DNA sequence CCGGTGCACAGCGCCACCCGCCCCCGGACGAACGCGTCCAGCGGCGCGAGGTTCGGCGACCCGGCGGGCGTGGCCACGCCCGCGACGGCGGCCGCGCGGGTCCGCCACCGGGCCATGGCCCGCTCGTCACCGGAGAGGCCGGCGGCCAGCGCGGCCGCCAGCAGCGGAACCCCGAGGGTGGCATTGCGCGGCGGCCCGGTTCCGGTGGTGGCGTGCCACGTCTCGTCGGACGGGCCGGTCGGTGCGGGGGTGGTGTTGTGCGGCTGGCTGGTTCCGGTGGTGGTGTGCCACATGTCGTCGGCGAGTGCGTGGGTGTCGTTGGACCGGTTGGTCGGTGCGGGGGTGGCATTGCGCGGCGGCCCGGTTTCGGTGGTGGCGTGCCACATCTCGTGCGCGAGCGCGAGGGCGTCGTCGAACCGGCCGGTCAGCGCGAGGGTGGTGACCAGCCCGCTCGCGCCCCAGTACGGGTGCCCGGCCAGCGCCGGATCGCCGGCGGCGCGCTTGCTCACCCGGACCGCCTCGGCCAGCTCCCCGGTCGCGACGGCGTAGGCGATCGCCGACCGGAACGCGTCCAGCACCTCCAGCGCGGCCCGCGGATCGGTGCGGTCCGCCGCGGTCACCAGCTCCAGGCGCTCCCGGGTCGTGCGGTGCGCCAGGTCCGGCCGCCCGGCGAGGGCTTCCGCGGTGCAACGGGCATCCAGCGCGGCGCTGAGCAGCAGCGGATCACCGGCCGCCGCGGTCACGGCGTGTGCGGCCGCCTCCGCGGTCACCGCCTGCGGACCCACCCCGGACCGCCAAGCACGGGCGACGGCGACGTGCGCGCTGTCCGAGGAGGCCGCGGCTTCGGCGAGCATCCGGTCCAGTTCGCCGTCCGGCACCGGCTGGGTGACGAACCCGGCCCCGCGGAACCGTTCGGCCAGCACGACGGCCTCGGCCAGGTACCTGCCCCGGACAGCGCGATCCCCAGCGGCCCGATCGGCGGCGACGAGCAGGAGATCGTAGTGGTCCCGCGCGTGGGTGAGCAGGTGCGCACAGCTGCCCGCCCGAGCGAGATCCACGACGGCGGCCGAAGGGGAGGGCGCCCGGTCGGCGGCGGTGCGCCAGTGGGCGGCCGCTTCGGCGAGGAACCCGCGAGCGTAGGTCAGCCGCGCCAGATCGGCGGCGAGATCGTGCTGGTCGGTGGTGGCGGCGCCCGGGGGTGCGGCCGGGTCGTGCCCGTCGGTGGTGGCGGGGCCGTGCTCGTCAGCGGCGCCCGGGGCCACGGCCGGGCCGTGCCCGTCGGTGGTGGCGGTGTGCGGCGAGGTGGCGGGGTTTCGCCGCTCGGCGGTGGTGTGCGGGGGTGCGGCCGGGCCAGGCCCTTCCGCGGTGCCCGTGCGCCGGTCTTCCCCTTCCGCGACGCACGCGCGCAGGTCGTCGGCGATCCGGTCGAACTCGTCCCGCCAGTCGCCGCCGAGGCGCGTGGTCAGGTCGTGAGCGCGGCGGGCCGCCCAGCGCCGGTACCGGGCGGTGATCTCGCTCGCCTCCGCCGAGCTCTCCAGCTGTTCGCGCGCGAACCGGGCGACGCCGTCGAAGAGGGCCCACCGGCCGGGGGTGCGGTACACCAGTGACTTGTCCACCAAGCGCCCCAGCAGGTCCGAAAGGGCGCCGATCGACAGGTCCGGGGACAGGGCCGTCGCGGCGTCGAGGTCGAAACCGTGGCGGAAGCGGGAGATGCGGGCCAGTGCCGTGCGTTCCTCGGCCGTCAGCAGGCGGTGGCTCCACTCGACCACCGAGCGCAGCGACCGGTGCCGCGGTTCGCCGCCGCGGCCGGTGGCCAGCACCCGCAGGGGGTCGTCGGCCAGTCCGGCGCGCAGGCCGCCGATTCCCAGCGACGCGACCCGCGCGGCGGCCAGCTCGATGTTCAGCGGGAAGCCGCCCAGCTCGCGGCACAGCTCGGCCACCTGCGCCGGGTCGGCTTCGAACGCCGGGTCGACCGCCTTCGCCCGCTCGGTGAACAGGGCGGCCGCCGCGGGCAGGGGACCGAGCTGCAGCACCGTCTCGCCGGGCACGCCGAGCCGTTCGCGGCTGGTCGTCAGCACGCTCAGCCGCGGATTCGCGGCGGTCAGCGCGGTGATCACGTCGGCGACGTCGTCGGCCACGTGCTCGCAGTTGTCCAGCACCAGCAGCGCGCGCCCGGCCAGCTGCGCCGCGACGGCGTCCGGCAGCGGCTGCTGCGGGCGCGGGACGACGCCGAGCCCGGCCGCGACCGACTCGAGCACCGAACCCGGCCGGCTGGGGACGAGGTTGACGAACGCCGCGCCGCCCGGGAAGGCCGCCGACGCCGCCTCGGTCGCGGCCACCGCCAGGCGGGTCTTGCCCACCCCGCCCGGGCCGAGCACCGTCGTCACCCGGCTCTCGGCGACCAGCCGCACGACGGCGTCGCGCTCGGCGTGCCGCCCGACGAAGCTGGTCACCGGCTCCGGTGCCCCGGTCACGACGCCCGCCGCCGCGGCCGTGAACTCCGGTGCCTTCGCGGCCAGCTCCCGGCGGTCGCGGGCGGCCAGTTTGCGCAGCAGCGCGGACACGTGGCTCTCGACGGTCCGCACCGACACGAAGAGCCGGTCGGCGATCTCCGCGTTGGTCAGCCGGTCCGCGAGGGCCAGCAGGACTTCGCGCTCGCGCGGCGAGATCGTCGGCGCGGGCGGCATGCCACGGAGTATGCCGCACGGGGTTCTCCGTGGCGGAATCCGTGGTCACCACGGATGCCCCGGCACCGCGGCCGGCCCGAGGATGACCACCACACCCCGAAAGGAGAACTCACCATGGTGGTCATCGCGAAGGAAGACGACCTGCGCATCGGCAGCGGGCGCACCGCCCGGTTCGAAGGCGAGGCCTACGGCTCCGGCATCTCGTTCTTCCACGTGGACAACACCGAGGGCCAAGGCCCGGACGCGCACGTCCACCCGTACTCGGAGACGTGGGTGGTGCTCGCCGGCCAGGCGCTCTTCCGCACCTCCGACGGCGAAGCCACTGCGCACCAAGGCGACGTCGTGGTCGTCGGCGCGGGCACCGCGCACGCGTTCCGCGCCGTCGGTCCCGAGCCGCTGCGGATGATGTGCGTCCACGCCTCCCCGCGCATCGAGCAGGACTTCCTCGACGACGCCCAGGCCGCCGAAGCGGGCGTCACTTTCTGAACGGACCTCCGGGGTGGGCGGCCAGCCCGGTGGCCATGTCCTGCATGAAGCGGCGGAGGTACCGCCGGAGGAACCAGCGCGTCCCCCAGCGCGCCGAATACGTGCCGTGCCACCGGATCCGGGTGCCGCCGCCGGGGAGCTCCAGCAGCTCGACCGCGGCGCGGTACTCGGTCAGCTGCGGGTTTTCCGCGCCCTCGTAGGCGAAGCGGCGTTCGGGCTCCAGCGCCGTGATCCGCTCCTTCGTGACGACCTTGCCGGTGCGGAACGCCCGGACCGCGCCGACCCCGGCCGGCTGCTCGCTTTCCAGCGCGTCGATCCGCGACCACGACGGCCAGCTGGGGGCGTCGAGCAGCAGGGCCCACACGGCCGAGGGCGGTGCGGTGGACTCGGCCGTGACGTCGTAGGACTGCGTTGCGGTCATGGGGAAACGCTAGAACGTCGGCCGGTCCGGGCTCCAGGTCCGGGATTGCCGTCCACCGCTCAGGAATTGCGGTAGGCCGACGGACGGGTGCCGGTGTGCCGGAGGAAGGCGGCCGAAAGTGGGCCGGGGCCGGCGAAGCCGCACCGCGCGGCGATCCGGTCGAGCGCGAGGTCCGTGCCGCGCAGCAGCCGCTTCGCCTCCTCGACCCGCAGCCGGGTGAGGAACCGGTGCGGCGTCTCGCCGGTCGCCGCCTTGAACACCCGGACGAGGTGGTAGACGGACAGGTGCACCTCGGCGGCGAGGTCGGCCAGGGTGACCGGTTCGGCCAGCCGCTCGCGCATGACCGCCACGGCGGTGCGCACGCGCGCGTCTTCCCGCTCGGGGGCCGGCCCGGCGCGCCGCCGCCCGTGCCGGGTGAAGAGGTGCGTGGTCAGGAAGGCGGCGGCGGACTCGGCGTAGAGCTCACCCGCCTCGCCGGGGAACCCGATCGCGCGGACCGCTTCTTCGAGCAAGGCGTCCCCGCCGGTCAGAGACGCGGCCACGGCGTCGAAGTCCACGGGACGACCGCCCAGCTGGGCCGCGACGGAGTCGACGGTGTCGCGCGGGATGTGGATCTGGACGCTCCGCATCGACGCGTCCCCGCGGTAGCGGCGCAGCGCGGGCCGGTGCGGGATCCCCAGCTGCAGCCGCCCGGGAACCCAGGGGGAGCCGGCCGCCGTCTCCGCCCGGCCGGACACCGGGAGCACCAGGTGCAGGTCGGCGATGCCCGGCAGGCGCAGGTCTTCGGCGACGGGCACGTGCTCGAACCGCTGGACGAGCAGCGACCGCCAGCCCGCGTGCTCCCAGCTGCAGAACGTCCGCCGGACGTAGCGCTCCCACGCCACGCCGGCGTAGGGCTGGAGGTCGAACCGGGCGGAGTCGAACACCATGGTCCCGAGGCTACCGGCGGGCCGGGGCGCGGTGCCCCGTCAGCGGCGCACCCGGGTCGATTCGCGGACGACCAGTTCCGGGGTGAACACCACCGCCTGGCGCTCCACCGTCGTGTCGGCCGTCTCCGCCAGCAGCAGTTCCGCCGCCGTCCGGCCGAGGCGGCGGGCCGGCTGGCGGACCGAGGTCAGCGGCACCGCCGCCGCACCGGCGAACTCGATGTCGTCGTAGCCGACGATCGCCATCTCCTCGGGGACCCGGACGCCCGCGCCCACCATGGCCTGCAGCACGCCGAGGGCGAGCAGGTCGTTCGCGCAGAAGACCGCCGTGGGCCGGGGACTCGTGCCGAGCAGGCGCGCGCCCGCGTCGCGGCCGGAGGAGACGTCCAGGCCGATCGCCTCCAGCACGGTCAGCTCCACCGCCGAACCGGCGAGCGCCGTGCGGACCCCCTGTTCGCGATCGCGGCACTGGGCGAGGATCGCCGGGCCGTTGACGAACGCGATCCGGTGGTGCCCGGTCTCCAGCAGGTGCCGGGCCGCGAGCGCACCGCCGGCGATGTCGTCCACCGCCACCGAACTCGCCTCCGACGCCGGCGCCTTGCGGTCGACGAAGACGTACGGCGTGCCGCTGCGCCGGAACGCGCGCAGGGCTTCGCCGGAGGTGGCGACCGGGCTCAGCAGCACCCCGCGGACCCGCTGTTCGGCGAACATCGCCAGGTACGACGCTTCGAGGTCGGAGCGCTGGCCGCTGTTGCAGGTGATGATGTTGAGGCCCTCGGCGTGCGCGGCCTGCTCGGCCCCGCGGGCGACGTCGACGAAGAACGGGTTCCCGAGATCGAGCACGAGCAGCCCCATGATCCGGCTGCGCCCGGCCCGCAGCTGCCGCGCCGACTCGTCCCGGACGTAGCCGAGCTCCTCGATCACCGACAGCACCCGGTTCCGCGTGGCCGTGGCGACCACGTGCGGCCGGTTGACCACATTGGACACCGTGCCGATCGAGACGCCCGCGCGCTTCGCGACGTCCTTGATGCCGACCACCGCACCCCTCTCACCGAGAAGGCGTGAGCCTACCATGATCTGAAACGTTTTAAGGGTTTGTGCCGGCCGCCGATCCGTTGTCGTGGCCGTTCACCGAACCCGGCGGAGTACCGTTGAAAGACAGCTGGCGGGCTTCGTCGGTGCCGGAGATGACCCGGTTGATCGAAACCTTGAGCCACTCCAGCGTGACGCGGACCTGGTCGTCGATCTGCCAGCGGTCCAGCGCGTCGGACGCGAGCAGGTTGGTGATGAAGTCGAACACCTGGCGGCGGTGGGTGTCCCGCTCCTTGACGAGCGCCTGGACCACCGGGGCGACCTGCTGGGGGTTCTGGGCCAGCTGGAGCGCGAACTGGTCGATGTCGCCGCCTTCGATGAGCGTCTTGAACGCCTGGACTTCAGACGCGAGCCGGAGGTTGTGCTCGGTCTGCTTGTCCATCCGCAGCCGCACGAGCACGTTCGTCCACAACCCGTGTTCCGCCGCGAGCCAGTCGGGCCCGAACCGGGCGCCTGCCGCCTTTTCCGCGGACTCGACGTGTCCCGCTTGGAGCGTGCGGGTCTCCTGCCGGAGTCCTTCGAGCAGCTGCGGCACGAGTACCCGGCGGATGTCCGTGAGGCCACCGC is a window from the Amycolatopsis sp. cg9 genome containing:
- a CDS encoding LacI family DNA-binding transcriptional regulator, with protein sequence MVGIKDVAKRAGVSIGTVSNVVNRPHVVATATRNRVLSVIEELGYVRDESARQLRAGRSRIMGLLVLDLGNPFFVDVARGAEQAAHAEGLNIITCNSGQRSDLEASYLAMFAEQRVRGVLLSPVATSGEALRAFRRSGTPYVFVDRKAPASEASSVAVDDIAGGALAARHLLETGHHRIAFVNGPAILAQCRDREQGVRTALAGSAVELTVLEAIGLDVSSGRDAGARLLGTSPRPTAVFCANDLLALGVLQAMVGAGVRVPEEMAIVGYDDIEFAGAAAVPLTSVRQPARRLGRTAAELLLAETADTTVERQAVVFTPELVVRESTRVRR
- a CDS encoding SRPBCC family protein; amino-acid sequence: MTATQSYDVTAESTAPPSAVWALLLDAPSWPSWSRIDALESEQPAGVGAVRAFRTGKVVTKERITALEPERRFAYEGAENPQLTEYRAAVELLELPGGGTRIRWHGTYSARWGTRWFLRRYLRRFMQDMATGLAAHPGGPFRK
- a CDS encoding LuxR C-terminal-related transcriptional regulator is translated as MPPAPTISPREREVLLALADRLTNAEIADRLFVSVRTVESHVSALLRKLAARDRRELAAKAPEFTAAAAGVVTGAPEPVTSFVGRHAERDAVVRLVAESRVTTVLGPGGVGKTRLAVAATEAASAAFPGGAAFVNLVPSRPGSVLESVAAGLGVVPRPQQPLPDAVAAQLAGRALLVLDNCEHVADDVADVITALTAANPRLSVLTTSRERLGVPGETVLQLGPLPAAAALFTERAKAVDPAFEADPAQVAELCRELGGFPLNIELAAARVASLGIGGLRAGLADDPLRVLATGRGGEPRHRSLRSVVEWSHRLLTAEERTALARISRFRHGFDLDAATALSPDLSIGALSDLLGRLVDKSLVYRTPGRWALFDGVARFAREQLESSAEASEITARYRRWAARRAHDLTTRLGGDWRDEFDRIADDLRACVAEGEDRRTGTAEGPGPAAPPHTTAERRNPATSPHTATTDGHGPAVAPGAADEHGPATTDGHDPAAPPGAATTDQHDLAADLARLTYARGFLAEAAAHWRTAADRAPSPSAAVVDLARAGSCAHLLTHARDHYDLLLVAADRAAGDRAVRGRYLAEAVVLAERFRGAGFVTQPVPDGELDRMLAEAAASSDSAHVAVARAWRSGVGPQAVTAEAAAHAVTAAAGDPLLLSAALDARCTAEALAGRPDLAHRTTRERLELVTAADRTDPRAALEVLDAFRSAIAYAVATGELAEAVRVSKRAAGDPALAGHPYWGASGLVTTLALTGRFDDALALAHEMWHATTETGPPRNATPAPTNRSNDTHALADDMWHTTTGTSQPHNTTPAPTGPSDETWHATTGTGPPRNATLGVPLLAAALAAGLSGDERAMARWRTRAAAVAGVATPAGSPNLAPLDAFVRGRVALCTGIGLADAFAAAAGDFSPGRFDGYAAGVAAELAVVLDVPDAEHHLRRAARHAGHNRWTAAAVTRARARLQRDAGLLEDAANRFAGIGAGFEAESTTLELTSWTR
- a CDS encoding cupin domain-containing protein — encoded protein: MVVIAKEDDLRIGSGRTARFEGEAYGSGISFFHVDNTEGQGPDAHVHPYSETWVVLAGQALFRTSDGEATAHQGDVVVVGAGTAHAFRAVGPEPLRMMCVHASPRIEQDFLDDAQAAEAGVTF
- a CDS encoding helix-turn-helix domain-containing protein is translated as MVFDSARFDLQPYAGVAWERYVRRTFCSWEHAGWRSLLVQRFEHVPVAEDLRLPGIADLHLVLPVSGRAETAAGSPWVPGRLQLGIPHRPALRRYRGDASMRSVQIHIPRDTVDSVAAQLGGRPVDFDAVAASLTGGDALLEEAVRAIGFPGEAGELYAESAAAFLTTHLFTRHGRRRAGPAPEREDARVRTAVAVMRERLAEPVTLADLAAEVHLSVYHLVRVFKAATGETPHRFLTRLRVEEAKRLLRGTDLALDRIAARCGFAGPGPLSAAFLRHTGTRPSAYRNS